In Pyrus communis chromosome 11, drPyrComm1.1, whole genome shotgun sequence, the sequence GATTGCTTAAAAATGTTAAACAACTTAAATTAGTACAACATACAGAAGGGCAACGATTTTCACACTCCTGTAATTTTGTTCATCTGCACTTGTATCCTTGTTTTTATGTGGTCGCGGATTCTCGAAgcgtaaaaataaaaacccaatacATATTCTGCATTCTGATTACTTGCTGTATCCTCTATGTTATGTTATGTGAAACTTATTAGTTGAATGGTTTTGGTTGGCATGGCAGATTTTAACTTACCTTTTGATGTCGGCGTCTTCGTCGGCTGCGATTCGGGTTGACGACTGGGAGTCGAACTGGGGCAAAGATAAGTTCCCGGATATGGCTCGTGCGTCCGTGGCATTGTCCTTCCTTGCCTTCGTCGCCTTTGCCTCAAGCTCCCTCATCTCTGGTTACACCCTTTGTACTCTAAAATCCATCTAGTTCTTCTTCATACTTAGTTATAGATGGACGGTGAAAAAGCGATGTACTTTTATCTTATGTGGAGAAAGCTATGCTTGTGTTGCATCTGCGTCATGATTCATTGATGATTTGGCACAAAATTATGTTTAGGCTAGGATAAATTCTTTAGCTTCCATTCCACGTTAGCCGTCCCACAAAAAACTCATACGTACAGGTATCCTTACATTCAAGTCTCGTACGGCCCTATTCACGTGGAATCGAATGTAGGGTATCCCTTTATGTATTTGGTTGGACGGCTGACTTAGACCTACCATTCAACATGAAAATTGGTTTATCGATTGGGCCAAATCTCAATTCCAATACCGATGGCCATTTGTATGTAACAAAGAGAATGAGAAACATAACGTGGACTTACTTCTCGGAGAAATGAAGGTCTGTGTTGATGACATGATTGTGAAGTTTCgattgaaaaatattaaagtGCACGTGAGTTTTAaaactttgatttgattttacCATTAGTACTTTCACTGAAAAACGCTTAAACTACAGAGATTTCTTACGTAAGGATTTGCAAATGAGCTAAGTAACTTGAAAACTGtcggtttttttcttcttatatttcTTCTTGTAGGTGTGAGCAATAAGGAAGAAAATTTATGATAAGAAAAATAAGGAGGAGAACTTCAACGCTAGTTTTACGGTCTCTTTTCCTATCTATAAAGTCCGTGATGTCAGATTTGACTAAAAGAAAGAGGACTTCAAATGCATAACATGCTGTCGCACACGATGAACCTCAAATAACAATGCATCTAGATGCAAGGTTTGGAACTTTTTCTTTGCATGGCCACGTAGGCAAACACCGAGCTTCCGCATCCTTCTCCTTCGCCACCAAACTACACGCTGTCAAGATCTCAGACTGTGACCATATCTCACTCATTTgctcacaacaacaacaacaacaacccttTCCGGCCCTTTGCAAGTTTTTGTGGTTTTGCAGCGCATCAATGGCTGCTGCAGCTTCAAGTGATCTGGTTTCCGTGCCATTTGTAAACAAGGCGTGGGTGTACTCAGAGTATGGAAATTCTGCAGAAGTTTTGAAGTTCGATCCGAATGTGGCTGTTCCTGAAATATAGGAGGACCAGGCGCTGATCAAGGTGGTTGCTGCATCTCTCAACCCAGTTGATTTCATTTCAAGAGGATGCTTGGCTACTTCGAGGACTTTGAGGCGACATTTGGTAGGCTAGATGTGATAGGTTGTGATCAATTAAAATGTACTTGAGTTCAATACGTTGTTtattgtgtcaaaattttagATGGACAAGACTGGACATAATGAGTTATGAATCCACAATAGAATGAATTATCTAACATATCATTATACATAAGTTACAAATCCCGTCTTACAAGTCTCTGTCAATCCAATCATATCCCTAAAACCAAATCTCATCTAGCCCACCCAACAATCCCTAATCTCCACCCCTGCCAAGCTGTCAACCTCTTTCTCTCCCCATTTTCGTTAATGCATAATTAGTTTGTGATTTGGAGGTGGTTGGGTTAGTTGACTAGAGTAGTCATATTGCCCCTTGCACTTTTGATGCCTCACCTCTTACTATGTGTATTTCACCAAAATTCAAAGGCCTACAATGTTCTAACAAATGATTTCCATATTTTATCTTTTCATGACTAATTTTTTTGTTCCTTAAGTACTTCTAACGAGCAAGTTAGTAGCCTAATCCGACGGAATGTTGCGACAAAGCAATAACCGTGCTTATTCttctaaaaaagaaattaaacctTATTTTAGAAAACGATTCATCCACTACTACTAGTATAGAAGATCCATTGACACGCACGGCTACTTATATAACAAGTTGccttttcatataatttttattaCGAAAAACTCAAATGTGGGATacatttttttgataaaaagacGATATATTTCATTCCAAGGTCATAAACTAGGCTAAACAGTACAAGGAAAGAGAAGGTCCTCCTCCAAAAGATCACAGATAAACAGAGGAGGATTGCCAAACCAAGTACAATTACTCTCCAAATGGAGAGCAAACATAGCAATTCTATGAGCTACAGAGTTAGCATCACGGCGAACATGAGCAATAGAAACTTCAGCGATCATTTCTATAAAGAGCTTGACATCTTCTATGATAAGTTCAATAGTCGACAAATCAATAGCAGAAAATGTGGGACACATAAGTCTAAAGGTCCGAACTACTGGTCGAAGAGAGACACCGAACTACACCAACCTTAGCTAGATAGGGGTTGCCGGTATTAAAGATGAGACAGCTCCCACTTAATTAGTTGAAAtccacttaattaattaattagtttaagtTAAACACCGTCTCTTGGTAGTTAATAAACTTGTTCGTTGCTGCATCCTTTTTAGATTCCCTATCATGGAATTGGTGCCTCACCTACTATTTCTTTTTCGATAATTAATTGGCCGAGCAAAATCATAACATCGTTGCCCAATATTTCCTTGAAAATTATACCAATCATCCTGCTAATACAGTGATACGGTATCTTAATCACGGGTctatttatttcatttattatttaatttttaccaTATTAAGCTTCATTTTTAGATTTTTGACCTTCACATTGATACAAGTGTTTTTCATTTCACGTATTACATGGGTAACACACTTGTTACAACAATATAGATGAACAATAAGTTTATATTTTCATAACGTCGAATACACAAAACTAACCGCATTGTGGACACTATGTTTAATAAAGATGAGGTTTATTATTGTATTAGGGATCCACCCATATTAGAGTGTTTGTCAACAATGTTATCAGGTTTATGTATTTAAATAGCATTACTATTGTATTTGATGGTGTAATAAATATAAAGGAATTAGTAGATGTCCCCAACTTACCACCACGACAAGTGACCCAATGGCAAGTGCGAATAGCAACTCTCTAAAAAAACTAACGAGAAGTCTTGAGTTCATTATTTTGTAAGTTGTGAATTTGCTTGATTGTAGCCATCTATAGGGTGCAATTTCCAATTAGTCTCCTTCAAACCTGGAAAAAAAGGGATAACAGTGATTGTtctatttaaaagaaaacaaaaaaatagatGTCCCCAACCATATCAATCATTTGATCTTTGTCTAAACTTTTGTTCCATGACCGTACTACAAAATAAGATTCTTTCCTTAATTTAAGCAACCAAAAGAGTGTCTTATTTTCCAAATAGCCCCTTGTCAGCCCATTGGCCAACAATTTCCACCTTAATTAGGcctaaaaatatattttatcttTCCATTTTTTACTTACTTGGGCCCACATATTCCAGTTAGCTCATGGCCCATTCCACATTTCCACCGAGCGGCGAACCAGCTAAATCCAGCTGGACGTGGTCCACGTGGAATCTTCAAAAGCGGGCCAATCATTAAGTCACGGTCCCTTAAAAGCGGAGGCTTCTTCGCTTTCCCTGCTGCCACGTGGTAAAGTGAGATCAAAGTTTGTATTCCTGTAACGAGCAGCGCTGTCATCTGAGCATTTTCCACCGCTTTTGGCGTTGAAAAGCTCGTTATTCCCGCCAACTTGCGACGTCACAGCGAAAAAAGGcgaaattaatatataaaaatgaattaaaaaaggcGAGTTACTTACATATTTGGCACCTCAAGTTTAGTGGTTGTTTCACTTTCATCCTCTATTTACTTTTTCGTCCCAAATTGGCCACTAAATTTTTCAAAATGAGATTTAATATTAGACCACATTGACGTCATTTACGAAATTTGACATGATATTAACAGCTGATATAATTTGATTCAATCGAATTTTGGGTTCGAAAGCGTCACGGTATTTTAAAAATAGTCAAATATTATTAGATCAAGTGAGTAACAATTGAAATAGAAAGATAGTTTTTGCGAGTCATACAATTTTATTACAGagaacaaacaaattaaacgaGACTGACTGATTTAGTTTTGTTGAATCCATtgtattttaactaaaaaaccaACACCTAGACATAAGTTGTATGAGCACATACCATAAGATGGAGTACACTTTGGTGGTGAAAGTATATGAATTAACGAGTTGTAATTCCGAAAGTGATCATATACATTTTTTAagtcactttttatttttgttaaacacGTATTCAAAAATTCGGAGACCcattagaaagaaaataaaaaagttcaaGGGCCAAAGTAAAAACTTCATAAATTTAAACGTAAGAAAattagaggaagagagagaaagagaggagtgGGAGAGAGGTCGCCTTCCTCATTGCTTCAACGTTCCAACTCTCTGCAACCCCACACCTTATAAACTAATAGATATTCCCAATTCAATTTATTCCATTTTCCAATTACCCAATTTGCCCTCGCTCTTCGTCTCTCTactgtcttcttcttcttcttctacccaTCGAGCTGTTACATAGCACCCTGAGAAGAAGAGGCCTTCAAAGTTTCAGACTTTCGCATTCACTCGCATTAATTTTCAGGTAATTAACGActcatttattatttctatttatttattttttccataTTTGTATTGGGTTTTCTCTGTTTTTAATGGGTtctgattgtttttgtttttgtttttacgtATTAAGAACTTCACCATTTGTGCCAATAACCGTAGCTTTTGAATTTCGTTTTCTTCTGATATGATCTTTGCTTAAGTAAGTAATCTGGAGTTTTTTAAAAGAACCCAGTTTTTGGATtggatttgtttgtttgtttatttgacTGTTTCTGGGATGGCTACAAGATAATCACGGTTTAGCATGTCTGTGACTGCTTCAGGAAGGGTTAAAAAACAAGTTCTTCGGACTCTGTATGGTTAAAAAGTGCTTATGGGTCATAGAAGCGCTTTCTGGCAGATGCTTCTTCAGGTTTTAATAAGTGTTTGGTGTATTGTACAGCAGCAGTCCCAAACGATGTTGTGCTTGTTAGTGAGTGCTTTCAAACAACTGAAagtatttttggtaaaaatgttttttaaccgatctttagtaaaaatccaaaaagtacttaaagtgcttcttgcaagaagcacacaagtgcttttgaaactcaaaaacattttctttaaaagcacATTCCTtcgttttaaaagcacttccaaacgagtaTGTTAAGTGATgatttaaagtgcttttgtgTCGTAGAAACAATTTGTAGTGCTTCATGGAGAAGCACTTGATTAGTTGATTTAGAGGTTAATTGGTTATCGCCTATTTCCATTTATTCATACTGCAGCACAACTGCACAAGCACAAATCAATGCCCGGACTAGCTATGGATGCTATGAATCGAAACGGCGAAGTAGATGAATCAAATGGAGATTATGTGCCTCAAAAGGAAAGCTACAGCCAGCAGGGCTCTCCGAGAAGTACTTTGAGTTCTCGGAGTGGTTCCATCGGTATGGCTATGAATGGCGGGATTGATACCTCTATTGAGCAGCTATATCACAACGTCTGCGAAATGCAGAGCTCGGATCCATCCCCTTCCCGGGCCAGCTTAGGATCGTTTGGTGGGGAATCGAGGATTGATTCCGAGCTAAACCATCTTGTCGGATATGCTCGACAGGATTTGGAGATAAGGAAAGAGGTTGTTGTGAAAAACAAGGAGGAGGGTGTTTGTAGTGACTCAACTCCTGAGAAAGCAAATGTATCGGATGATAAACGGTCTCCAACGAAAGTGAAGTCTCCATCTGCGAAAACAAGTCCGAAGAGCAAATCTCCTAACGAGAAGCCTCTGCATCCGAGAAAAGGCAATGCACTATTGTCGACGAACAAGCTGAGGAGTTTTGTTTTACGCGGCGTGAGGTTTCAGAATGGAGTCGATGATCATCCTCCTGAAGCCGTGTTGGATAACCCTGATCTCGGGCCATATTTGCTCAAGCAAACAAGGGATATGATTGCTTCGGGCGAAAACCCCAAAAAAGCACTTGAGTTAGCTCTCCGTGCAGTGAAATCGTTCGAGAAATGCACTAGTGAGAAGCCTAATTTGGAGTTCGTTATGTGTTTGCATGTTTTGGCAGCAATCTATTGCAGCTTAGAGAAGTACAATGAGGCAATTCCAGTCCTCGAGCGTGCCATTGATATTCCGGCGATAGAGGATGGCGATAACTATGCACTAGCAAAGTTTGCAGGGTGCATGCAATTAGGTGACATTTATGCAATGACTGGTCAGATTGAGAATTCAATTTTGTTCTATACAGCAGGTATGGAAATTCAAAGGCAAGTCTTGGGAGAAAAGGACGCGCGATTGGGTGAGACGTGTCGTTATGTAGCTGAGGCACATGTGCAAGCATTGCAATTCGATGAGGCTGAGAAGCTCTGTCAGATGGCTCTTGAAATCCACCGGGAGAATGGTTCTGCTTCGCTCGAGGAAGCGGCAGATAGAAGACTCATGGGACTGATCTGTGACTCAAAAGGAGATTTCGAAGCTGCTCTTGAGCACTATGTTTTAGCAAGCATGTCAATGTCTGCCAATGATATGGAAGCGGATGCAGCATCAATCGATTGTAGCATTGGAGACGCGTATCTATCTTTGGCGCGGTATGATGAGGCGGTGTTTTCTTACCAGAAAGCACTCACTGTGTTTAAGACAACAAAGGGAGAGACACATCCGACAGTAGCTTCTGTTTACGTTCGTTTAGCTGACTTGTACAACAAGATAGGAATGTTTAAGGAGTCCAAATCATACTGCGAAAATGCACATCGAATTTATGGGAAACCTAGTCCTGGAATCCCCTCAGAAGAGATTGCCAGTGGTCTCATTGATGTTGCTGCAATCTATCAATCCATGAATGATCTGGAACAAGCGCTGAAGTTGCTCAAGAAGGCTTTGAAAATCTTCGGCAATGCTCCGGGCCACCAGAGCACAACTGCAGGAATTGAGGCTCAGATGGGGGTAATGTACTATATGATGGGAAATTACACCGACTCTTACAACACATTCAAGAGTTCCATAACAAAGTTTCGCGCCACGGGAGAAAAGAAATCGGCATTGTTTGGGATTGCGCTGAACCAAATGGGGTTGGCCTGCGTTCAGCGGTTTTCGATCAACGAGGCTGCAGACTTGTTTGAAGAAGCCAGGAACATCTTGGAGAAGGAGTATGGACCTTATCACCCTGACACATTGGGGGTTTACAGTAATTTAGCTGGCACATATGATGCAATGGGCAGGTAATATGTTCTTCCTTGTTTTGGCATTCTTTATTCTCGTTCTATCTcagattagattagaatatcgcTCCAAAAAGTATTTAGCATGCCTTTTGTATTTTCGTGACGAACACAGGTTGGATGCCGCCATCGAGATTCTGGAGTATGTTGTTGGCATGAGAGAGGAGAAGCTTGGAACAGCAAATCCGGATGTGGCGGACGAGAAGAGGAGGTTGGCGGAGTTGTTGAAAGAAGCCGGCAGGGCTAGGAACCGGAAACCCAGATCGCTGGAGGCACTTCTCGACACCAGCAAAGCCCCACAGATCATAAAACACGACATCATCGAGGTATTGTGATGCAATGAAGCATTTAGGATCATATGTAAAGATTTTTAGGTGGTGGATGgaaagtcaaaagaaaaaaagagtaaataACGAGAAAAATAGGAAGGGGTTTTTGGTATGAATTTTTGTGCAAATATTTGCTGAAGTGTTACagaaaaatagaagaagaaaaaaaagagacaagGTTTGGTGATTTGTTGAATTGTATTTTTCCACATGAAGGCTTGGCGCGAAATTGAACGCAgcggcgttctaggattcatacagccgaacTCGCTTAGTGGGATAAAGCTTTGTTGTATCTTAGATGTGAGAAATTTCTTTGTGAGATTCTTCGTTGTTAAATGTATTTGTTAAAATATGTCAATGTCACATACTCAATAAAGAATTGGTGGagcatcattttcttttttcgttGCACCAAAATGCCTATTAGCGGAGCATCATTTTCTTCTGTAGAGTCCATTCCGaaatgtattttaatgatcTGAACTGTTTAGCTAAAACTTTACTTAGAAGTCAAAAGCTTATCATAGTAGTTGGGCAGCAATTGTCTTTGTGGTGAAATATGAACATCCGAAGATATTTGCAGGGCTCAAAAGCACTTCTGGCTCAAAGCTTCCTAGGGTACAAACAAGCTAAACAGTTGAGATTGCGGTGGGCAATCTTTACGTTTGCTGCCTGAGTAGTGTATGGCATCCCAACTGATATGCCTTGACGGATTGCCACACACAGTTCCATTCGCTACGGATTTCTTTCCGCATTCGATGTAGAATCCATAGTAACTCCCGCAGCAGAAGTCAAACGGACCAACAAAACCTGATGATTCATGAATCCCTATCATGTTACCATCAATCTGTACGAGGATGTACACATGTTCATAGAAAATCGAAGTTACCTTGATCTTTTGCATGGGAATTTGGGAAATGAGAACGTATTCAGCTGAGTACACATCGACATACGTGAATGCTGCAAGAGGGAGCTGTGATCTCAGCCACATTATGCTGTTCTTAAGCCGCCGGTTGAACTCCTGAGCTACTGCATTGAGAGGGTTCACGTCCAGATTACCAGGCTTTGATTTGTGTAAATAACACTATAAGGCAAGCGTCCGCGAGGGGAAGAAGTTCAGAGGAAAAAATGGACACTTGGGAAAAAAATTGAGACAAAAAGTTTGGGAAAAAAATTGAGACAAAAAGTTGAGTTTCTCAGCTGAATGCTGATTGCAGTTGATATAATTTACATTTTGCACTGCTCGTCGATCAGCAAATACAAATTCAATTTGGAATGTAAACTGTTTCGTTaatattttgatgaaattttctttcttttatttgaaGCAAAGAACCTAAGTATACAAGGTAAAAAGGAATCAGAAACCGCAAATTAAAAAGGTGCAACCTGGTGCGGCTTTCACCAGAAGCTGCTCGAATTTCAGATGCTTCAATCCTACCAAATCGATTTGGAAGGGAAGCTAAAATTTGAGAACCCTATTATTTCAACAGGTGGCTGAAAAATTGCACTTCCTAGCACAATGGCAGCTTGTGTAGCTGACGCGAACTCCATGAACTTCGTATGGATGTACAAGGGAATATAACTGTTGGAAGCCTCTTACTTTCCTCAAGATCAGGAAAATCGATG encodes:
- the LOC137708814 gene encoding protein KINESIN LIGHT CHAIN-RELATED 2-like, encoding MPGLAMDAMNRNGEVDESNGDYVPQKESYSQQGSPRSTLSSRSGSIGMAMNGGIDTSIEQLYHNVCEMQSSDPSPSRASLGSFGGESRIDSELNHLVGYARQDLEIRKEVVVKNKEEGVCSDSTPEKANVSDDKRSPTKVKSPSAKTSPKSKSPNEKPLHPRKGNALLSTNKLRSFVLRGVRFQNGVDDHPPEAVLDNPDLGPYLLKQTRDMIASGENPKKALELALRAVKSFEKCTSEKPNLEFVMCLHVLAAIYCSLEKYNEAIPVLERAIDIPAIEDGDNYALAKFAGCMQLGDIYAMTGQIENSILFYTAGMEIQRQVLGEKDARLGETCRYVAEAHVQALQFDEAEKLCQMALEIHRENGSASLEEAADRRLMGLICDSKGDFEAALEHYVLASMSMSANDMEADAASIDCSIGDAYLSLARYDEAVFSYQKALTVFKTTKGETHPTVASVYVRLADLYNKIGMFKESKSYCENAHRIYGKPSPGIPSEEIASGLIDVAAIYQSMNDLEQALKLLKKALKIFGNAPGHQSTTAGIEAQMGVMYYMMGNYTDSYNTFKSSITKFRATGEKKSALFGIALNQMGLACVQRFSINEAADLFEEARNILEKEYGPYHPDTLGVYSNLAGTYDAMGRLDAAIEILEYVVGMREEKLGTANPDVADEKRRLAELLKEAGRARNRKPRSLEALLDTSKAPQIIKHDIIEVL